From the Leptospira sp. WS60.C2 genome, one window contains:
- a CDS encoding ABC transporter ATP-binding protein, producing MNSVFIENLSKDYHGFSKPWKRILAGLSFGYFGIDSKFTAIHSFNLKVEPGEILGIIGRNGAGKSTLLKLITGVIQKDKGTLHVNGSVRALLELSVGFNPELSGEENVYFNGLVWGYKPSEIKALSHSIFQFAELEDFRFTPLKNYSSGMAMRLGFSLATAKRPDILIVDEALAVGDASFQQKCLKRIREFSEKGSSILVVSHDLGLVSYFCTRVILLDKGKLLFEGSPQETIEQYMHVLAGNVGETQSLSNQTIQNLRIDLLNQNGVNSNVFFIGSKVRLQVIFQADVTMENATVGFHIDNEKGIRIFGTNTFHLGDSKRNFQKGKNYQVEFDFPIQFSAGKYSLGLAIHKGESHVEGSYFWRESLLDFEVEPGKIAKFVGICHIPTEFQIKEDFR from the coding sequence ATGAATTCTGTTTTCATTGAAAATCTCTCTAAGGATTATCATGGATTTTCTAAACCTTGGAAACGAATCCTTGCAGGACTTAGTTTTGGATACTTTGGAATTGATTCAAAATTCACAGCAATCCACTCATTCAATCTAAAAGTAGAACCTGGGGAAATTCTTGGCATCATCGGTCGAAATGGTGCGGGAAAATCTACTTTATTAAAACTGATTACTGGTGTGATCCAAAAAGACAAAGGTACGTTACATGTGAACGGATCAGTTCGAGCTCTTTTGGAACTTAGTGTAGGATTCAATCCAGAACTATCTGGAGAAGAAAATGTATATTTTAATGGTCTCGTTTGGGGATACAAACCTTCGGAAATCAAGGCACTTTCTCATTCCATTTTCCAATTTGCGGAACTTGAAGACTTCCGATTCACTCCATTAAAAAATTATAGCTCTGGAATGGCGATGAGACTTGGGTTTAGTTTAGCAACAGCTAAGCGACCAGATATACTCATTGTGGATGAAGCCCTTGCTGTGGGGGATGCCAGTTTCCAACAAAAATGTTTGAAACGGATCAGAGAATTTTCAGAGAAAGGTTCTTCTATTTTAGTAGTAAGTCACGATTTGGGTCTTGTCTCTTACTTTTGTACAAGAGTCATTCTTTTAGACAAAGGCAAACTTTTGTTTGAGGGCAGTCCTCAAGAGACAATTGAACAATATATGCACGTGTTAGCTGGTAATGTGGGAGAAACACAATCTCTTTCTAACCAAACGATTCAGAACCTTCGCATTGATTTGCTAAACCAAAATGGTGTGAATTCGAACGTATTTTTTATTGGCTCCAAGGTTCGTTTACAGGTAATCTTTCAGGCAGATGTGACGATGGAAAATGCAACCGTTGGATTCCACATTGATAACGAAAAAGGAATCCGTATTTTTGGAACGAACACCTTTCATTTGGGGGATTCTAAGCGGAATTTTCAAAAAGGGAAAAACTACCAGGTTGAATTTGATTTTCCCATTCAGTTCTCTGCTGGAAAATATAGCCTCGGCCTTGCCATCCACAAAGGTGAATCTCATGTCGAAGGAAGTTACTTTTGGCGGGAGTCCCTCTTGGATTTCGAAGTAGAACCTGGAAAAATCGCGAAATTTGTCGGAATTTGTCACATTCCAACGGAATTCCAGATCAAGGAAGACTTCCGTTAA
- a CDS encoding MinD/ParA family protein translates to MDQAANLRKLTETGTGLKLVQSQDAAKKTKIIAVASGKGGVGKSTVSVNLAISIAKTGLKVLIFDGDLGLANVNVLLGIIPKYNLYHVVKGHKSLKDIVISTPEGVDIIAGASGYSQLANLNETQRNNLIKGFAELDRYDVMIIDTGAGISANVIGLVMPADEVVVVTTPEPTSITDSYGLIKSIVSQSKDKNLKIIVNRVRSAIEGKKVADRVIDISGQFLEVQVENLGFIFQDEEVEKSIREQKPFIIGAPRSKAAACLTRVTHTLLQTEGGYDDEEGLTGFFKKFFSFVDFKEKEMESKMEEDN, encoded by the coding sequence ATGGACCAAGCAGCAAATCTTCGAAAGTTAACGGAAACTGGTACTGGATTGAAACTGGTTCAATCCCAGGACGCTGCTAAGAAAACCAAAATCATCGCAGTGGCCTCAGGAAAGGGTGGCGTCGGCAAGAGTACAGTCTCTGTCAACTTAGCCATCTCCATCGCCAAAACAGGACTTAAGGTTCTCATCTTTGATGGTGACTTGGGACTTGCCAATGTCAATGTCCTTCTCGGAATCATTCCCAAATATAATTTATACCATGTCGTAAAGGGGCATAAGTCTCTGAAAGACATCGTCATTTCCACTCCAGAAGGTGTGGACATCATTGCAGGTGCTTCGGGATACTCTCAGCTTGCCAATCTCAATGAAACCCAAAGAAACAACCTCATCAAGGGTTTTGCGGAACTGGATCGTTATGATGTGATGATCATTGATACCGGAGCTGGAATCTCAGCAAACGTGATTGGGCTTGTGATGCCCGCAGACGAAGTGGTGGTGGTGACTACCCCAGAGCCAACTTCCATTACCGACTCCTATGGTCTCATCAAATCCATCGTTTCCCAATCGAAAGACAAAAACCTCAAAATCATTGTAAATCGTGTGCGTTCCGCCATTGAAGGGAAAAAAGTAGCTGACCGAGTCATCGATATCTCGGGACAATTTTTGGAAGTCCAAGTCGAGAACTTAGGGTTTATCTTCCAAGATGAGGAAGTTGAAAAATCCATACGGGAACAAAAGCCATTTATCATTGGAGCTCCGCGTTCCAAAGCAGCCGCTTGCCTCACAAGGGTCACACACACCCTCTTACAAACAGAAGGTGGATATGATGATGAAGAAGGCCTCACTGGATTTTTTAAGAAGTTTTTTAGTTTTGTGGACTTCAAAGAAAAAGAAATGGAATCCAAAATGGAGGAAGACAACTAA
- the lpxK gene encoding tetraacyldisaccharide 4'-kinase: MKFLLFLFSPFCWLYQFLFWLSQNKIKPVILPNVLVLSVGNITVGGTGKTPFVQYLVRFFQKTNKDYAITILSRGYKAEKSKEGAILPNGLSPHLFGDEPSEHKETFPNVQVIIGKNRVSSFLKYNQFQGKRHIVILDDGFQHKQIHRDFDIVLLDANAPFGNGFTLPLGFLREPISHLSRANTIVFTKLTKTNEISLPKYREKLNQNGIKVPHYRSHFSAYLNEVHLETLTQTRIFPPKNPLSNEANISYFLFTGVGNPKHVWETASSVLETNQIRHRFFPDHYDFEETVLFTLLAEIEKETILITTEKDWVKVRMHSSFLKELIKRKIRLVLLKIEVKIEDSKMFESILAGLVSTYEVKNDLVSKTE; the protein is encoded by the coding sequence ATGAAGTTTTTATTATTTCTCTTTTCTCCATTTTGCTGGTTGTATCAGTTTTTGTTTTGGCTCTCGCAAAACAAAATCAAACCAGTCATATTACCAAATGTGCTCGTCCTCAGTGTTGGTAACATTACCGTTGGTGGAACTGGGAAAACTCCCTTTGTTCAATATTTAGTTCGATTTTTTCAGAAAACTAATAAAGATTATGCGATCACAATCCTCTCTCGCGGATATAAAGCAGAGAAATCGAAGGAAGGGGCAATTCTACCAAATGGTTTATCTCCTCATTTATTTGGGGATGAACCAAGTGAACATAAAGAAACTTTTCCTAATGTACAAGTGATCATTGGAAAAAACCGAGTGAGTAGTTTTTTGAAATACAATCAATTTCAAGGAAAACGGCACATCGTGATCTTAGATGATGGGTTCCAACACAAACAAATCCATCGTGATTTTGATATCGTATTGTTAGATGCTAACGCACCTTTTGGAAATGGTTTTACGCTTCCTCTAGGTTTTTTGAGAGAACCCATTTCCCATTTGTCACGGGCAAATACAATTGTTTTTACAAAGTTGACAAAGACGAATGAAATATCTCTTCCGAAATACCGAGAGAAACTGAATCAAAATGGTATCAAAGTTCCGCATTATCGTTCTCATTTTTCTGCTTATCTCAATGAGGTTCATTTAGAAACTTTAACGCAAACTCGAATTTTTCCTCCGAAAAATCCTTTATCAAATGAAGCGAACATAAGTTATTTTCTATTCACTGGTGTAGGGAATCCCAAACATGTATGGGAAACTGCCTCTTCTGTTTTGGAAACAAATCAAATCCGCCACCGATTTTTTCCTGACCACTATGATTTCGAAGAAACGGTTTTGTTTACACTTCTTGCAGAAATCGAAAAAGAAACGATTTTGATCACAACAGAAAAAGATTGGGTAAAAGTGCGAATGCATTCTTCCTTTCTAAAGGAACTCATCAAACGAAAGATTCGTCTCGTTCTATTGAAAATTGAAGTAAAAATAGAAGATTCGAAAATGTTCGAATCTATATTAGCTGGTCTCGTTTCCACATACGAAGTAAAAAACGATCTGGTTTCAAAGACTGAATGA
- the mnmC gene encoding FAD-dependent 5-carboxymethylaminomethyl-2-thiouridine(34) oxidoreductase MnmC, translating into MTSVSQKTALVVGGGIAGASICLSLKRRNIQTILLEKEPSVATKASGNPIGVVYPFLTKHKTAESEFSYLAFQYFLNLWNQLKLGELVPHVNGIHFLLDSSSLYERYSHALLSHKIPPEVARLEREPQSQIDVLYFSQGKAISPVSLTKELFQLANPLEKMQSELLSWQVDEADGKLICKTINETFKVDYLFLAQGYQFSKDPSLQWIPMKQVRGQIVEIPATFFQNQTSILYGDYLTAEINNKRVLGASFDEFHLEEKPREEETLALWDGLRKKLPTLREEWDPVRIHEFGTRVSFRTQSQDRHPVVGKLPNVSLLDTTVKYQNLFRKNGKQFQIPYYESVGILNGLGSRGLTHAFFAAEILVNEILNQKQELPEPIIQSLKPDRFLLRMWKRDQLI; encoded by the coding sequence ATGACTTCGGTTTCTCAAAAAACAGCACTTGTAGTGGGTGGAGGAATCGCTGGGGCAAGCATTTGTCTTTCCCTGAAACGTCGTAACATTCAAACCATTTTATTAGAGAAAGAACCTTCCGTTGCAACAAAAGCCAGTGGAAATCCCATTGGTGTTGTCTATCCGTTTCTCACCAAACATAAAACAGCTGAATCCGAATTTTCCTATCTAGCGTTTCAATATTTTTTGAATCTATGGAACCAACTAAAGTTAGGTGAACTAGTTCCTCACGTGAATGGAATCCATTTTTTACTCGATTCTAGTTCTTTATATGAACGTTATTCCCATGCCCTTCTTTCCCACAAAATTCCTCCGGAGGTAGCACGGCTCGAAAGAGAGCCCCAATCTCAGATCGATGTTCTCTACTTTTCACAAGGGAAAGCGATCTCTCCCGTATCCCTCACAAAAGAATTGTTTCAATTGGCAAATCCCTTGGAAAAAATGCAGAGCGAACTTCTCTCTTGGCAAGTTGACGAAGCAGATGGTAAACTCATTTGCAAAACCATAAACGAAACTTTCAAAGTCGATTATTTATTTTTAGCGCAAGGATACCAATTTTCGAAAGACCCGAGCCTCCAATGGATTCCTATGAAACAGGTAAGAGGACAGATCGTAGAAATTCCTGCGACTTTTTTTCAAAATCAAACTTCAATTCTGTATGGTGATTATTTAACAGCAGAAATAAACAACAAACGAGTGCTTGGTGCTAGTTTCGATGAGTTCCATTTGGAAGAAAAGCCTAGAGAGGAAGAAACCTTAGCACTCTGGGATGGTTTGCGAAAAAAACTACCGACGTTACGAGAGGAATGGGATCCCGTTCGGATCCATGAGTTTGGTACTCGTGTGAGTTTCAGAACCCAATCCCAAGACCGCCATCCCGTTGTCGGGAAACTTCCGAATGTGTCCCTGTTAGACACAACGGTGAAATACCAAAATTTATTCCGCAAAAATGGAAAACAGTTTCAAATTCCTTATTATGAATCCGTTGGAATATTAAATGGACTTGGTTCTCGAGGACTCACCCACGCATTTTTTGCCGCCGAAATATTGGTAAATGAAATCCTAAATCAAAAACAAGAACTACCTGAACCGATCATTCAGTCTTTGAAACCAGATCGTTTTTTACTTCGTATGTGGAAACGAGACCAGCTAATATAG
- a CDS encoding thioredoxin fold domain-containing protein, translated as MFRAYFFVLTFLLTLNLSADSKWGNSIQKGFETAKQEKKYVIVDVFADWCTYCMVLEKEIFPDPEVSRILDQFVRVRLDGEEFPNLRKKYSIEGYPTILFLDGDGNFVTKIAGLATKEDILSISKRILQEPDLESFLKTEIRKDKENPHFHFRLGLLYFQNKEYAKAEDAFQTSMQKSKQVPLVRENSFFNLNLIRSVNGPKELAVSSWKEFIQTYPNSKRLITAKLYYGISLKELGDWKSAKIILTEIQPKLVSESDLSICKETLAQIEKGF; from the coding sequence ATGTTCCGAGCTTATTTTTTTGTCCTCACTTTTCTTCTGACTTTGAATCTATCGGCAGATTCGAAATGGGGCAATTCCATTCAAAAGGGATTTGAAACCGCCAAACAGGAAAAAAAATACGTCATTGTTGATGTTTTTGCAGATTGGTGTACGTATTGTATGGTTTTGGAAAAAGAAATCTTCCCGGATCCAGAAGTCAGTCGGATTTTAGACCAATTTGTACGTGTTAGGTTAGATGGAGAAGAATTTCCCAATCTAAGAAAAAAATATAGTATAGAAGGGTATCCTACGATTCTCTTTTTAGATGGAGATGGAAATTTTGTCACAAAGATTGCTGGCCTTGCAACTAAAGAAGATATCCTTTCTATTTCAAAACGGATTTTGCAAGAACCAGACCTAGAGTCTTTTTTAAAAACAGAAATTCGAAAAGACAAAGAGAATCCACATTTCCATTTTCGACTGGGTTTATTGTACTTTCAAAATAAAGAATATGCAAAAGCAGAAGATGCGTTTCAAACATCCATGCAAAAATCCAAACAAGTTCCGCTTGTAAGAGAAAATTCATTTTTCAATTTAAATTTAATTCGATCCGTAAATGGTCCGAAAGAATTGGCGGTTAGTTCTTGGAAGGAATTCATCCAAACATATCCAAATTCAAAACGTTTGATTACGGCAAAATTATACTACGGGATTAGTTTAAAAGAGTTAGGCGACTGGAAATCAGCAAAAATCATTTTGACCGAAATCCAACCGAAATTAGTTTCAGAATCCGACTTATCAATCTGCAAAGAAACTTTAGCACAAATCGAAAAAGGATTTTAA
- a CDS encoding UDP-glucose/GDP-mannose dehydrogenase family protein, with protein sequence MKVCVVGTGYVGLVAGTCFAEYGNDVICIDKDEKKISDLKKGVIPIYEPGLSELVERNYKEGRLKFSTSLKEGVESSEFVFIAVGTPTSDNGSADLRFVFAVAEEVGKTMNGYKIIVDKSTVPVGTADKVKEIVAKHTKHPFDVVSNPEFLKEGAAIEDFMRPERVVIGAESDHAAKKMSELYSPFVLNGNPIITMSIRSAELTKYACNAFLATKISFVNEIANLCDALGANYDDVRKGMGTDSRIGRQFLYAGIGYGGSCFPKDVRALLRTAEEVNAPMHIIQSVEDVNEKQKTRLTDKIFQHFQSTDMKGKTFGIWGLSFKPGTDDMREAPSIPLIYELHKNGAKIQVFDPAAMETSKYYFDGKVEYKNDAYSALQGADAMLLLTEWREFREPDFQKIKSLLKSPLIFDGRNQYKPNLMQELGFTYYSIGNR encoded by the coding sequence ATGAAAGTTTGTGTCGTCGGAACCGGATATGTAGGCCTCGTTGCAGGTACTTGTTTTGCCGAATATGGCAATGATGTCATTTGTATTGATAAAGATGAGAAAAAGATCAGTGATTTAAAAAAAGGGGTCATCCCCATTTATGAGCCAGGATTATCCGAACTGGTAGAACGTAATTATAAAGAAGGTAGACTTAAGTTTTCCACATCCTTAAAAGAAGGTGTTGAATCTTCGGAGTTTGTTTTTATCGCGGTAGGGACACCTACATCTGACAATGGTTCTGCGGATCTCCGATTTGTTTTTGCAGTAGCAGAAGAAGTAGGCAAAACCATGAACGGGTATAAGATCATCGTAGACAAATCCACCGTACCTGTCGGAACAGCAGATAAGGTAAAAGAAATTGTCGCTAAGCACACAAAACATCCGTTTGATGTTGTTTCCAATCCAGAATTTTTGAAAGAAGGTGCTGCGATTGAAGACTTTATGCGTCCAGAACGTGTCGTGATTGGAGCCGAATCTGATCATGCTGCTAAAAAAATGAGCGAGTTGTATTCTCCCTTCGTACTCAATGGAAACCCGATCATCACGATGAGCATTCGTTCCGCGGAGCTAACAAAGTATGCATGTAATGCTTTCCTTGCAACTAAGATTTCATTTGTAAACGAAATTGCCAATCTCTGCGATGCATTGGGTGCTAATTATGATGATGTTAGAAAAGGGATGGGAACAGATTCCAGAATTGGACGCCAGTTTTTGTATGCTGGAATTGGATATGGTGGTTCTTGTTTTCCAAAAGATGTGAGAGCGCTTCTACGAACAGCAGAGGAAGTGAATGCTCCTATGCACATCATCCAATCAGTGGAAGATGTAAATGAAAAACAAAAAACACGACTGACTGATAAAATTTTCCAACATTTTCAATCAACCGATATGAAAGGGAAAACATTTGGAATTTGGGGGCTTTCCTTTAAACCTGGAACAGATGATATGCGGGAAGCTCCTTCCATTCCGTTAATTTATGAACTTCATAAAAATGGAGCAAAAATCCAGGTATTTGATCCAGCGGCGATGGAAACATCTAAGTATTACTTCGATGGTAAAGTTGAGTATAAAAACGATGCATACTCTGCGTTACAAGGTGCAGATGCAATGTTACTTTTAACAGAATGGCGTGAATTTCGTGAGCCTGATTTTCAAAAGATCAAATCGCTTTTAAAATCTCCACTCATCTTTGATGGAAGAAATCAATACAAACCTAACTTGATGCAAGAGTTGGGTTTTACTTATTACTCCATCGGGAATCGATAG
- the mnmD gene encoding tRNA (5-methylaminomethyl-2-thiouridine)(34)-methyltransferase MnmD, giving the protein MRHNKFDFSRMDFVIFQTTSPVSVSLSDLLQHSDQKKSTFGMNLNHRKNGIEMKDGVPVSLTFGDVYFSKEGGWEESRYVFWEGNRIPKALSSGSPNVCTVGELGFGTGLNFFVSLEHWLLETNPPSFQFYSLEGFPLPTETLQSLNHSFPGKALWTESLLQSYDKQLQSWKEDPKENVWKCQFLHNNGKTSFDLNLLFGDVKECLVQFPIVDFWYLDGFSPSKNPSMWSEEILSLIGSHSQKGTRLATFTSAGFIRRFLESLGFTIEKQKGFGKKREMITGVLQ; this is encoded by the coding sequence ATGAGACATAATAAATTTGACTTCTCTCGGATGGATTTTGTCATTTTCCAGACAACTTCTCCAGTTTCCGTTTCCCTTTCCGATTTGTTGCAACATTCTGACCAAAAGAAGTCCACATTCGGTATGAATTTAAACCATCGCAAAAACGGCATTGAGATGAAGGATGGAGTTCCCGTCTCCCTAACCTTTGGTGATGTGTATTTTTCCAAGGAAGGTGGATGGGAAGAATCTCGTTATGTATTTTGGGAAGGAAACCGAATCCCAAAGGCACTCTCTTCTGGTTCTCCAAACGTTTGTACGGTGGGAGAGCTTGGATTTGGCACGGGATTGAATTTTTTTGTCAGCTTAGAACATTGGTTACTAGAAACGAATCCTCCTTCCTTTCAATTCTATAGTTTGGAAGGATTTCCTTTACCCACTGAAACATTACAGTCACTGAATCACTCCTTTCCCGGAAAAGCTCTATGGACGGAATCACTGCTCCAATCGTATGACAAACAATTACAAAGCTGGAAGGAAGATCCCAAGGAGAATGTATGGAAATGCCAATTCCTCCACAACAATGGAAAAACATCTTTCGACTTAAATCTGTTATTTGGTGATGTAAAAGAATGTTTGGTGCAATTTCCGATTGTCGATTTTTGGTATTTGGATGGATTTTCTCCGAGTAAAAATCCTTCCATGTGGTCAGAAGAGATACTTTCTTTGATTGGTTCCCATTCCCAAAAAGGAACAAGGCTTGCCACATTTACATCAGCAGGATTTATCCGAAGGTTTTTAGAAAGTTTGGGGTTTACGATAGAAAAGCAGAAAGGGTTTGGAAAAAAAAGAGAAATGATTACTGGAGTTTTACAGTAA
- the flhF gene encoding flagellar biosynthesis protein FlhF, producing MDFVKIRGKDLQDCIMQMKMKYGPEAHLYDQRVITEGGLFGTGLMAQRMYEIDVGVPEKQNSKERIERKLKDLKELIKQKQRTESQPESGLVGIGASSFSSQGSSHSYTARKNIESVRPFSERKRRPNPPVYELESFEERPMGLSLAEAKESFLEPAVETTRNPKERHPHIQKLVDRLLREGLSESYLEEMAVALTERLSAVDLTRYANVTDKAVTYLEERIQVDSDLFSGTPRGKRKVVFFVGPTGSGKTTSIAKLAAKYSLHMGKKVSLYTTDNYRIAAIDQLKFYADAMGLPFYAAKDLRKWKETILRDGSELILVDTAGYSHRKSENLEKLQEFYQVFGEKDHIETILVLSSTVSKDNALAVTNAYESVGYKRILLTKLDEAEFLGSVVELADTIHREFTFLSVGQDVPFDILNATKKILAECVIFPEKLKGIAGEVFEKTV from the coding sequence ATGGATTTTGTGAAAATCCGAGGCAAAGACTTACAAGACTGCATTATGCAGATGAAGATGAAGTATGGTCCTGAGGCTCATTTGTATGACCAACGTGTGATCACTGAAGGTGGTCTTTTTGGAACAGGTCTTATGGCGCAGCGCATGTATGAAATCGATGTAGGTGTGCCAGAAAAACAAAATTCGAAAGAAAGAATTGAACGCAAATTAAAAGACCTAAAAGAACTCATCAAACAAAAACAAAGAACAGAATCCCAACCTGAATCTGGTCTTGTGGGAATCGGTGCTTCCTCCTTCTCTTCCCAAGGATCGAGTCATTCTTACACAGCCCGTAAAAATATAGAATCGGTAAGACCTTTCTCTGAACGGAAACGAAGACCGAATCCTCCTGTTTACGAATTGGAGTCCTTTGAAGAAAGACCTATGGGTTTATCTCTGGCAGAGGCAAAAGAATCATTTTTGGAGCCAGCGGTGGAAACCACGCGAAATCCAAAAGAAAGGCACCCTCACATCCAGAAGCTCGTAGATCGTCTGTTACGTGAAGGACTTTCAGAATCGTATTTGGAAGAGATGGCTGTAGCGCTCACAGAAAGACTCTCTGCTGTGGATTTAACTCGTTATGCGAATGTAACAGACAAAGCGGTTACTTATTTAGAAGAACGAATCCAAGTGGATTCAGATTTATTTAGTGGCACACCACGTGGCAAACGAAAGGTTGTTTTTTTTGTAGGACCGACTGGCTCAGGAAAAACGACATCGATTGCAAAGTTAGCTGCTAAGTATAGTTTGCATATGGGGAAAAAAGTTTCTCTCTACACAACTGACAATTACCGCATTGCGGCCATTGACCAATTGAAGTTTTATGCAGATGCCATGGGTCTTCCGTTTTATGCAGCAAAAGACCTGCGCAAATGGAAAGAGACCATCCTTCGTGATGGGTCAGAACTCATCCTTGTGGATACTGCGGGATACTCCCATAGAAAATCAGAAAACTTGGAAAAACTTCAGGAATTCTACCAGGTTTTTGGGGAAAAGGATCACATTGAAACGATCTTAGTTCTTTCTTCCACTGTTTCTAAAGACAATGCACTAGCGGTAACAAACGCGTATGAGTCGGTCGGTTATAAAAGAATTTTATTAACTAAGCTCGATGAAGCAGAATTTTTAGGTTCTGTTGTAGAATTAGCCGATACTATTCACAGGGAATTCACATTCTTAAGCGTTGGTCAGGATGTTCCATTTGACATCTTAAATGCCACGAAAAAAATCCTTGCCGAATGTGTCATTTTCCCTGAAAAATTGAAAGGGATAGCGGGCGAAGTCTTCGAGAAGACTGTGTAA
- the hisE gene encoding phosphoribosyl-ATP diphosphatase encodes MEFLLKLEDLLRKRKEELPEKSYTAELFRDGVDRILKKIGEEAGEVIIAAKNPNEKELIHEIADLVFHLEVLMVEKGISLSTIAKELEKRHS; translated from the coding sequence ATGGAATTTTTATTAAAATTGGAAGATTTACTCCGGAAACGCAAAGAAGAGCTCCCAGAAAAATCTTATACAGCTGAGTTGTTTCGAGACGGGGTGGACCGAATTCTCAAAAAAATTGGCGAAGAAGCGGGAGAGGTAATCATCGCCGCCAAAAATCCAAATGAAAAGGAACTGATTCATGAAATTGCAGATTTAGTATTCCATTTGGAAGTGCTCATGGTAGAAAAAGGAATCAGTTTATCAACCATTGCCAAAGAATTAGAAAAAAGACATAGCTAA